TACCCACAGGAATGACCCAGATTGgtagactgcactaccttcgggaccgacccacatttttagactgcaccaTCTTCGGGTTCGGACCACGAAAACGGTCAGATACTCGTTACAGAAAACTGGGTTGATCTCATGAAGACTGCTACGCATGAAAATACAACGATAATACACCTAgaaggaacacacacacacacacacacacacacacacacacacacacacacacacacacacacacacacacaccacacacacacacacaccccaacacacaccacacacacacacacacaccacacacacacaacacacacacaccacacacacacaccacacacacacacacacacacacacacacacacacaccacacaccacacacacacacacacacacacaccacacacacacacaccacacacacacaccacacacacacaccccacacacacacacacacacacacacccaacacacacacacacacacacacacacacacacacacacacaccacacacacacacacacacacacacacacacacacacacacacacacacacacacacacacacacacacacaccacacacacacacacacacacacacacacacacacacacacacacgtgcagaTATTTAATCAACTCTACCGTTAATGTAGATGCATCACTTTACAGAGAATAAAATGGTGTATAGGTCCGATCATACGCGCATCTTTAGCAATCTGGTACTGTCAATGAGGCTCGCATGAAATTCCTAATGTGGTCACATGCTAGCTATCGCACTCCAATGAACAAAATACTCATGGAAACTATCGTATACGCAAGGAGCTCCGCACCGATCGATTTCTGCACTCAAAAGACGGTTGCTTTAGACGGTGAGCTCCGACGCGGTAGCCGAGTGGCTATCACTTTGCGTTGCTGAGCTGCAGGGTGTGATCCCGACCTCGGTGTCCAAacttcggtgggggcgaaatgcaagaacgcttgtgtactcagatttaggtgccctataacaggtggtcaaaattaatccagtcCCCCGCAacggtgtgtctcataatcagatcgtggttctggcacgcaagATACCAGATTGTATAATTCATTCTTTTAGACGACGCTTTAAATAGTGCGGTTTGAAATGATCGACAGTAAGTAAATGTTTATTGCGGTACACGAAAACCCTTGTCACTCGATGCGTTGAACAGTAAAACTTGTCACGCTAAAAAGCAACACAGGCCACTCACATCTTATCCGAAAGCATAGGTGTTGTGGGAATGATTATACaggcgcggcattggtgactcaCGCGGTATTAACAATCTGACATTTTGCCTCATATTTATTTATCTTTTCTTCTTGAAGGTAGAACGAATTGGGATGCCCAAATCCTTGGCCTGTCTGGTGCTTTTTGGATACAGATGGTCAACGGGAAGTTCTGTGCACTCCTGGGGCCGTCCCAACCACTGCACGACGTCCTTGTTCCAAGTACAGGGCCGATTCTCGTACAGGGCGTCGCATAGTGCGCACAGATCATTCTTGGGAGTAGTGATGACATATTTCTCTTTCCAAATCATGAAAGTGTGGTAGTAGTTGAAGTTGTGGTAAATCTTGATCATCTCGCCCAGAGCTTGCGCCACTGTAGGAGCCGCGGTGGCGTCCACAACCGACATAGGCGGTACCGTATTCCCGAGTCTGGCACGTCCGAAGTAGACGGGTATGATAAAGTACCGAAGAGCGCTGAACAGTAAGTGACTCGGATGCTCGAAGCAGGGTGAACTATTGACGACGAACACAAAGTAGTAGAGCTTCTGAAAAACCCGTAAGCAAGCGTCTGGGTTCTTGCGGCACAGCCTGCCGCCGCAGTTCTCAATGATGTAGGCGCTGCTGGCGCTCGCAACAAAATGGGCGAATTGAAATTCGTTCGTTATGTTTTCGATTGTTTTTGGTGAGGATTTGATGCGATCGGCCTCACATTTGCTCACCAACCACACGGCGGACCTGTATTTGGATTTGAAGCTCCGGTTGAAGGCGTCGAGTGATATTTCAGTGTCTACGGAAGCCCATGTCTTGTACGGCATGATCACGTCGGCGTCTTTGCGCTGCGACATTGTCCAGTTGAACTGGGTGGCCATGAGTCGCAGGTCGTTGGAGATTTCCTGGTCTCGTGCCCTGATGACCCACACCTGCCCTTTGTGTCGATACGTAGGCACGTCGTAGTAATTGACGCTGATGGCGTCGAAGAGGATGGCGTCGGCTCGCCTCAGGTAGTTCCTGTCCCTGGTGATGAAACAAGTCCTATGGTCGGCACGAACAGGGCAGTGCTTCAAAGGGCCCTCGCCGCTCGTCAGCATCGGTTTCTCAGATTCCCAGCGCTACGCGGGCGCTGACCACACAAGAATGCGAGGGTTATCGACCTCTTCGTCATGAGAGCCATTCCCCAGATCGCGCTCGTACCACGGACTCCAAGGAATTCCGCGCCTTGATTCCTCTACTACGTCCTTCCAGTAGCGCATGATCACGAGGGGTATAAGTGAGGAGACGGCAATCAGCAGCGCCATGCCAACAAAAGGCAGCACATCGGACCACTCCATGGCCAGCTGGAGAGCAGTATGAAAGCAGGAGGCACCGTCGTTCTCTCGGCGGGCGCGGTCCCGACGGCGCCGTATGGCTTCCATGTTGAACTTGCGACAGGTAGGTGCCAAATGCAGCTGAAATACAGTACTATAGTCAGCCAGATGGTCACTGCTTGAACACATCTATATTTCAGATGCTAGTTATATCACGCAACTTAGGGGGTATAATGTTCTTAAGCAACGCGCAAACAATGAGGGACGTCGCAGTGGAAGGCTGCGGATTTAGTTTGGACACTGGCATACCAGACCAAGGATTAGGCTGCGACAGGTGATAACGTTATTTCCTATGCTCAGCTGCTGGACATATGAAGCAACGTGCATTTCCAACCATGGCATGAAAAAAACACGCCAACCATTGGTCTTAGTATATTACAATATCGGGCAAGGTGCCTAACGCTTCCCCCAAAGCTTGCCGCAAGCACTAAGCAGAAGCTACTTGCACTTATCAACGCTGTGGTAGTAGCTGCAGCTTAGTGTTCTTTGGAAGCAAACGAACCAACAGAACAGGCTACGAACCTTCAGTTACAGAGACAGCATCTTCGCTTGCAGCCTAGAAAAAATCCCTCTCAACCACGGAGCCGTCGAACAAACGCGAAGTCGCATATGCCCTCGGGTCTGGTAAAGTTCGATTATTAAGGTGCACAAGTAAGACGACATTGCGAACATGATCGGATACTGTCAGTTTACGCAGCAGCTTAGGTTTTACCGCACACTCGATCGAGGGCCTATCTTTGTCCGAATAATTCGCATCTTCATTCTTCGATAGCCCTTAATCTGCGAACCTTCGTGAATCTTCGTGAAGGAATTTCTCTTTTATGTTAGTGGTGGAGGCATGAGTAAGCAGCATGCATTGCACAAATATATCAAGACGATGTTTTATGCACGTGACAGAAGCAACACTTATGCACCGGCCATGTCAGCGGCAAGCCGCGCCTGCAGCTTGCCATCACGCCGCCATTATGTGGTGACATGCAGTACAGGCGAACGTTACTCGCCTAGTTGGTCTGATTTCAAACTCGGCTTTGGAGAACTGCGGAGGCATAGTCTCCGTCCGTTGCTTGCCGCGATCGCCAGGAAAAATCCATCGCGCGTGCCGCCACACGGCCGGCAGCAAATACAGGTCGTGTGTTATCTGACCtaagggtgtgcaaatattcgaaacgtccgaataacgaatcgaatatgcTATTTGATttggttggttggtaacaactttattgatagtacTGCAGAGCTTTTGCCGATTTGGTCCTCGAATTAAATAGTCGCTGTAACAAATGGGAATATTTGTCGAATAGCCTTTCgtaacccgccgcggtagcccaggggctatggcattgtgctgctgaactcgaggtcgcgggCTTGATTACGGTGGCCGCATTTGCAAAAAGCTCCCGTGtagtacttagattaaggtgcacgttaaagaaccacagctgGTCAAAAattttccggagttccccactacggcgggcctcatattaaaatcgtggtttcggcacgtaaaaccccattatttaaagAAGAAGATGGGAAgcagaggggctcgatttttgttaatcatggcCCTATAAAGCAAACAGGCAATGAAGCCCGGGAAAGCATAGGGGTAAATAGCTGTGGTCGAAATGAAGATGTAGAAGATAATGAGGAAAAGCGAGAATTAAAGTGGATGGAAAGACAACTTGTCGCTGGTGGAAGGCCAACCTACAACCTCTGCATTACGcttgcgttgcactaccaattgtgatATGGCGACGCCCATCAATCCGTCCACTACCTTGGGTATTTATGCGTACTTGAGTTAGCGCTTGCAGTGTTAGCCCGCGCCACTCACAGCCATAGTggacggatgtggaacatccagCAACAAGTTTTCAGCAACAAGAAGCGGTACATGATCGTTATACTGTTTCTAACCATGTCTAGGCACCCAGTGCACATATGGACGATCATTAACCATGAAGATTGTGAATAATTTCGCAAATTCGTGGCTTGTTTCAAACTTTCTTGAGGTGCTGTACAGAACAGAGTCAGTCTAATGCTCTTCAGTGCATTTCCGGCTTTGATTGCGTCACGCTGGGACTATTCGCGTGGAATATGTTGCCAGATTTAACATATCTACCTCCCCGCTAGTTTGAAAGCTTGCCATATACTCAACGCAGCGCCAAGGCACACAATCTTACGAGTGGAGAAAGCAACATAGGGGGGTAGCACAACGGACGTGAGAAACCTTCTACCATCGCTTATAGCGAGTCAAGAGTGTCAGTGTTCAGAAGATGTTCTATTGCGCATGTCCTGCGTGAATGGGCACGGTCGCTTTCGAACGCAGAGCCATGAGGATTCCGATGTTTTATCGCGGCCGTGAATTGAGCAAGAATTCGCGCATCACCCTTACGAGCGGAGATACGTGCCAGGACACTGATACACTTTTTGAACACAGTAAGACAACGTTTCCGACCTGTAGACAAGGTGGTCTTGAGTATGGAGACAAATATTATTCTGCTGCATGCATGCAGCAGCGAACCTGAAATCCCGCACAAAGAACCGCTTGCTTTCGAAGCTTCCGCTCTTTTCACACCGTACGCAGCGTCAGCGATGATGTTACAGAGGTCGAGACGGCTGACGAGACGGCTGATGCCAATGATCGTGCGATGGTTCGTAACCATGAATTACTTGCGAGCACAAGCTGGCGCACGCGCGCACACCCTTTCACAGGAAATAAGAAAAGTCGTCCAGTCCTCGCTCCTTTGCCGCTGTCGGGCACATCTGTCAGAGATCAATTCGGTGCCGGGCACTGGGGCCAGTTTCTGATGTTTCGCTACTTTAGTAAAAAAATTTAAGCAGTTTTCATCAAATATGAAATGCAAAGAAAGAATCAAGCATGTGTGATTTATAATGTTGCGAATTTTGAGCCACATAAAACGATAATCGCAGCCGTCCTCGTTTGAATCAGACGTGTGGGTGTGCGTCACCTAATTGTTCTCTCAGTAGTTTACGGGATGATCGCATGCGAATCAAAAGTTGCACCTGCTGCACACGCGACTAAATACGGAGAAGGTCTCGAGGCGAGATAAGACTTCGAGCTTTTCAATCTCGAGTTTAACTTCTTGCAGGCTGTAGTATACCATTCCTGTTTTttcaatatttaaaaaagaaTTCATTGATCATCAACAAGCAATTGTGACAACATAATAAGCGATAACACAGAAAGATGGCGACCGATATGCAAGAAATATTGATGTCGGAGCACGCGCACATACTCGCTCAATGACATAAGACAGTCTGATAATTCACTTGTGACTACTGCCACGTGCTCATTATATTTGGGGCTCTTTTTACTTGTCATTAATGACATACGAGATGGTGTCTACCGTATAGACGAATATGCTTCCGAGCTCCGAATTTCGCATTAAATTCAAAAACAGAGATTTCTGCGTTTCTTTGCATTCAGTGCTTTCTGAATAAATGTTTATGTGAATCCTGGTATCAAATGGCAGCGTAGGTGAACATTGTTTCTGTACTTACACAAATCACGTGAATAATTTTGAAATCACATTTTCGGCGTAATTTCTGGCGTTTGCATGACATTGGCTAGTAAATGCATTTCTTGACACCAAATTTGGCTTATAGATATAGTCCAAGATTGCATGTGTGATGCCGGTATTCCACACTGCCTCTGCTTGCGAGCCGCGCATTTGATACTTGCTAAGCTCGTTGAACATAGTTGCGGACATACAAATCAAAGCCAAATAATAGTTTTATATCAAGGCAAAATGTACTGTACCACAAGATTACCATTGGCATGAACAGCTCGGCCCAAAGGAAGATTAAACTGAAGGAGACATGCCAGGCATGTAGGCGCTCGTCACAGAACACGCGAGCCAGCGCGCTTGGAAAACGAAACTGAACGAAAGGAGGCCACCCACCGCAGCTATCGTGAATGCCACATATCATGACTGGTGCGGATGGGCACCCTGCTTGCCTCGAACACCGATCCCAGAAGGGCATTAGAGGAAGCCTTCCGTGGGGTTCCTTATAGCTCTGTGGGAGTGACCATTCTTCAGCGCAGCTACAATGTTCTGCGGGCAAACATCGAAAGGTTACCATAGGCGCaccaaagaaataaaaacaaaacaacgatacaaacaaacaaaggaaGGAGCTATATGCAGGGCATTTCTATCGGTGCCGCCCCAGCTGAGAGGGACCGATGAGTTGAGGGGGAATGGCGAAAGAAGCCTAGCCCACTCTATACTATATCAAATAATATTATGTCCATTTCAGTAATTTCCTCTTCAAACTTTCCATTCAAGTGCACCACAATCATTTCAATGTGTTGCTCAGGTTTTTAAAAAAagttttagggcccctttaagaaaGCGCCCGCCTCTCGTCGTTCAGGTGCCCTTGAAATTCAAAGGATCTGCTGCCATGGCGTTCGAAGTGCAATGAATACTTTTATGGGATAGATGGCATATAGTTAGGTACTGTCGCCTTTTGCCCTCCTTTTAAGTGTGTAAGCGGTCGCACTTAAATAAAAATTTCCCTTTCAATTTCAAGTGCTCCGGAATATTTGCTTTCTAGAAAGATTAAGGCCCTATCAACTTTGAGCGGTCGACGCAAAGGGGTGCTGGACGTCGAAATAAAGATGCTTCTAGTCGACGGTCAGCCTCATCCACAACGAGCAATACTGCCCGGAAGGTCGATGCTTGCGAAGAGTTTCGTTAACTGCGCTAAAAACTGTACATAGTGCTCTCGGCGTGTCTGTTACTTCACATCCATAATTGTTATTAATTAACTATTTAGTTTTCTACTCgttcattcatttattattttactttatttgcatTACGTGCAGCATCGTGAACACAACTATTATTGcaataattaaaaataattttgcacGTGAAGAAGAGCATAGTGGGAAAGATAGATAAGCATTACGTACAGCTCCCCCCTTTACCCTCATTAGTCATTTTTGTTTAGTGATAAACGGAAATATATTATATAGAGAGGGGTAAATTAATGAGAAGTGGTGAGGTTAACCTAGCTGCAGGCTCGGCATGCTACTTTGTGTGTAATATATGatgaaagatgaaaaaaaaagaaatgtgacaGCTAGTTAAGTGTTTATATGTATGCCGGTGCGTCGAAATAATATTAAACACTATGTCCAGTCCTTGcaaaaaaagggagagagagaggcgttttaatggcagaaaggtggagaggtcggcctgagtgaaa
The DNA window shown above is from Dermacentor silvarum isolate Dsil-2018 chromosome 1, BIME_Dsil_1.4, whole genome shotgun sequence and carries:
- the LOC119462567 gene encoding glycoprotein 3-alpha-L-fucosyltransferase A yields the protein MLTSGEGPLKHCPVRADHRTCFITRDRNYLRRADAILFDAISVNYYDVPTYRHKGQVWVIRARDQEISNDLRLMATQFNWTMSQRKDADVIMPYKTWASVDTEISLDAFNRSFKSKYRSAVWLVSKCEADRIKSSPKTIENITNEFQFAHFVASASSAYIIENCGGRLCRKNPDACLRVFQKLYYFVFVVNSSPCFEHPSHLLFSALRYFIIPVYFGRARLGNTVPPMSVVDATAAPTVAQALGEMIKIYHNFNYYHTFMIWKEKYVITTPKNDLCALCDALYENRPCTWNKDVVQWLGRPQECTELPVDHLYPKSTRQAKDLGIPIRSTFKKKR